Proteins from a genomic interval of Schistocerca serialis cubense isolate TAMUIC-IGC-003099 chromosome 11, iqSchSeri2.2, whole genome shotgun sequence:
- the LOC126427086 gene encoding zinc finger protein 83-like isoform X2, protein MDQEPTMWIKKEGTDEVQTELRFMSVRDPMGISWSTDFIKEDPELNLEMNVTENIVETSTRYPSDSARLTQSTGGRCGICEETCHHQLVQDEFVIDMEKSTQEFGTHTGDVTVDSECSVATKYDCSAREKELHVYSCNFCQQGFPSKYRLIKHVFMHIDGMQPPLYVCKWCCEIFDSKFSLKKHLRMSENYHVLTAGIHEKYGYSDGHQSSILLDSLPEVSVTEHNVWSSYKETWKPSKKSSNDMCNTPMGNDADKISDYGTLSTAVNVRTQGDLLTADSMHKCGICGKLCGRSGHPKREKLLDTGKKPHKCEIRGESFSQSGHLKAEELIRTGKKRLKCKICGRCFARSNHLKRHELIHTGNKPHKCVICDKSFAQSGSLKTHNLIHTGKKPHKCEICGNSFTRADYLETHILIHTGKKPHKCKSCGRCFARSSSLKRHELIHTENIPHKCVICDKSFAQSGYLKNHKLIHTGKKPHKCEICGKSFRMSDSLKRHKLVHTGKKPHKCEICGKSFARSEYLKKHLLSHTGKKPRKCVICDKSFAQSGNLKTHKLIHTGNKPHKCEICGRCFALSGYLKKHVFLHTGKKPYKCNICGKSFAVLNALKRHTLIHTGKKSHECDICGKSFARAYLKTHILIHTGKKPHKCKSCGRCFARSSNLKRHELIHTGNKPH, encoded by the coding sequence ATTGACTCAGAGTACTGGTGGGAGGTGTGGCATATGTGAAGAAACGTGTCACCATCAACTGGTCCAGGATGAATTTGTGATAGATATGGAGAAGTCAACACAAGAGTTTGGTACGCATACAGGAGATGTGACTGTTGATAGTGAATGCTCAGTTGCTACCAAATATGACTGTAGTGCGAGGGAAAAGGAATTACATGTATATAGCTGTAATTTCTGCCAACAGGGCTTTCCTTCAAAATACAGACTCATAAAGCATGTGTTTATGCACATTGATGGCATGCAACCACCTTtgtatgtttgtaagtggtgttgTGAGATATTTGACAGTAAATTTAGTTTGAAAAAACATCTGAGAATGAGTGAGAATTATCACGTCTTAACTGCTGGCATCCATGAAAAATATGGCTATAGTGATGGGCATCAAAGCAGTATCCTTTTGGATAGTTTGCCAGAAGTTTCTGTTACAGAACACAATGTGTGGTCTTCATACAAGGAAACTTGGAAACCTTCAAAGAAGTCCTCTAATGACATGTGTAACACACCTATGGGAAATGATGCTGACAAAATAAGTGACTATGGAACTTTGTCTACAGCTGTTAATGTCAGGACCCAGGGTGATCTACTTACTGCAGACAGCATGCACAAATGTGGTATTTGTGGCAAATTGTGTGGTAGGTCAGGTCATCCCAAGAGAGAGAAATTACTTGACACTGGAAAGAAACCCCACAAATGTGAGATTCGTGGGGAATCGTTTTCTCAGTCAGGTCATCTCAAGGCAGAGGAATTAATTCGCACTGGAAAGAAACGTCTCAAATGTAAGATTTGTGGGAGATGTTTTGCTAGGTCGAACCATCTCAAGAGACAcgaattaattcacactggaaacaaACCTCACAAATGTGTGATTTGTGACAAATCGTTTGCCCAGTCAGGGAGTCTCAAGACTCACaacttaattcacactggaaagaaacctcacaaatgtgagatttgtgggaactCTTTTACTAGGGCAGATTATCTCGAGACTCACATTTTAATTCACACTgggaagaaacctcacaaatgtaagAGTTGTGGGAGATGTTTTGCTAGGTCCAGCAGTCTCAAGAGACACGAATTAATTCACACTGAAAACATACCTCACAAATGTGTGATTTGTGACAAATCGTTTGCCCAGTCAGGTTATCTGAAGAATCAtaaattaattcacactggaaagaaacctcacaaatgtgagatttgtgggaaatcttttcgTATGTCAGATAGTCTCAAGAGACACAAATTAGTTCACACTGGAAAGAAGCCTcataaatgtgagatttgtggcaAATCTTTTGCTAGGTCAGAGTATCTCAAGAAACACTTATTAagtcacactggaaagaaacctcgcAAATGTGTGATTTGTGACAAATCGTTTGCCCAGTCAGGTAATCTGAAGACTCAcaaattaattcacactggaaacaaacctcacaaatgtgagatttgtgggagaTGTTTTGCTTTGTCAGGTTATCtcaagaaacatgtatttcttcaCACTGGGAAGAAACCTTACAAATGTAATATTTGTGGGAAATCCTTTGCTGTGTTGAATGCTCTCAAGAGGCACAcactaattcacactggaaagaaatccCATGAATGCGATATTTGTGGGAAGTCTTTTGCTAGGGCTTATCTCAAGACTCACATTTTAATTCACACTgggaagaaacctcacaaatgtaagAGTTGTGGGAGATGTTTTGCTAGGTCCAGCAATCTCAAGAGACAcgaattaattcacactggaaacaaACCTCactaa
- the LOC126427086 gene encoding zinc finger protein 83-like isoform X3 → MNVKEELEEGAKEESVRDPMGISWSTDFIKEDPELNLEMNVTENIVETSTRYPSDSARLTQSTGGRCGICEETCHHQLVQDEFVIDMEKSTQEFGTHTGDVTVDSECSVATKYDCSAREKELHVYSCNFCQQGFPSKYRLIKHVFMHIDGMQPPLYVCKWCCEIFDSKFSLKKHLRMSENYHVLTAGIHEKYGYSDGHQSSILLDSLPEVSVTEHNVWSSYKETWKPSKKSSNDMCNTPMGNDADKISDYGTLSTAVNVRTQGDLLTADSMHKCGICGKLCGRSGHPKREKLLDTGKKPHKCEIRGESFSQSGHLKAEELIRTGKKRLKCKICGRCFARSNHLKRHELIHTGNKPHKCVICDKSFAQSGSLKTHNLIHTGKKPHKCEICGNSFTRADYLETHILIHTGKKPHKCKSCGRCFARSSSLKRHELIHTENIPHKCVICDKSFAQSGYLKNHKLIHTGKKPHKCEICGKSFRMSDSLKRHKLVHTGKKPHKCEICGKSFARSEYLKKHLLSHTGKKPRKCVICDKSFAQSGNLKTHKLIHTGNKPHKCEICGRCFALSGYLKKHVFLHTGKKPYKCNICGKSFAVLNALKRHTLIHTGKKSHECDICGKSFARAYLKTHILIHTGKKPHKCKSCGRCFARSSNLKRHELIHTGNKPH, encoded by the coding sequence ATTGACTCAGAGTACTGGTGGGAGGTGTGGCATATGTGAAGAAACGTGTCACCATCAACTGGTCCAGGATGAATTTGTGATAGATATGGAGAAGTCAACACAAGAGTTTGGTACGCATACAGGAGATGTGACTGTTGATAGTGAATGCTCAGTTGCTACCAAATATGACTGTAGTGCGAGGGAAAAGGAATTACATGTATATAGCTGTAATTTCTGCCAACAGGGCTTTCCTTCAAAATACAGACTCATAAAGCATGTGTTTATGCACATTGATGGCATGCAACCACCTTtgtatgtttgtaagtggtgttgTGAGATATTTGACAGTAAATTTAGTTTGAAAAAACATCTGAGAATGAGTGAGAATTATCACGTCTTAACTGCTGGCATCCATGAAAAATATGGCTATAGTGATGGGCATCAAAGCAGTATCCTTTTGGATAGTTTGCCAGAAGTTTCTGTTACAGAACACAATGTGTGGTCTTCATACAAGGAAACTTGGAAACCTTCAAAGAAGTCCTCTAATGACATGTGTAACACACCTATGGGAAATGATGCTGACAAAATAAGTGACTATGGAACTTTGTCTACAGCTGTTAATGTCAGGACCCAGGGTGATCTACTTACTGCAGACAGCATGCACAAATGTGGTATTTGTGGCAAATTGTGTGGTAGGTCAGGTCATCCCAAGAGAGAGAAATTACTTGACACTGGAAAGAAACCCCACAAATGTGAGATTCGTGGGGAATCGTTTTCTCAGTCAGGTCATCTCAAGGCAGAGGAATTAATTCGCACTGGAAAGAAACGTCTCAAATGTAAGATTTGTGGGAGATGTTTTGCTAGGTCGAACCATCTCAAGAGACAcgaattaattcacactggaaacaaACCTCACAAATGTGTGATTTGTGACAAATCGTTTGCCCAGTCAGGGAGTCTCAAGACTCACaacttaattcacactggaaagaaacctcacaaatgtgagatttgtgggaactCTTTTACTAGGGCAGATTATCTCGAGACTCACATTTTAATTCACACTgggaagaaacctcacaaatgtaagAGTTGTGGGAGATGTTTTGCTAGGTCCAGCAGTCTCAAGAGACACGAATTAATTCACACTGAAAACATACCTCACAAATGTGTGATTTGTGACAAATCGTTTGCCCAGTCAGGTTATCTGAAGAATCAtaaattaattcacactggaaagaaacctcacaaatgtgagatttgtgggaaatcttttcgTATGTCAGATAGTCTCAAGAGACACAAATTAGTTCACACTGGAAAGAAGCCTcataaatgtgagatttgtggcaAATCTTTTGCTAGGTCAGAGTATCTCAAGAAACACTTATTAagtcacactggaaagaaacctcgcAAATGTGTGATTTGTGACAAATCGTTTGCCCAGTCAGGTAATCTGAAGACTCAcaaattaattcacactggaaacaaacctcacaaatgtgagatttgtgggagaTGTTTTGCTTTGTCAGGTTATCtcaagaaacatgtatttcttcaCACTGGGAAGAAACCTTACAAATGTAATATTTGTGGGAAATCCTTTGCTGTGTTGAATGCTCTCAAGAGGCACAcactaattcacactggaaagaaatccCATGAATGCGATATTTGTGGGAAGTCTTTTGCTAGGGCTTATCTCAAGACTCACATTTTAATTCACACTgggaagaaacctcacaaatgtaagAGTTGTGGGAGATGTTTTGCTAGGTCCAGCAATCTCAAGAGACAcgaattaattcacactggaaacaaACCTCactaa
- the LOC126427086 gene encoding zinc finger protein 99-like isoform X4 produces MEKSTQEFGTHTGDVTVDSECSVATKYDCSAREKELHVYSCNFCQQGFPSKYRLIKHVFMHIDGMQPPLYVCKWCCEIFDSKFSLKKHLRMSENYHVLTAGIHEKYGYSDGHQSSILLDSLPEVSVTEHNVWSSYKETWKPSKKSSNDMCNTPMGNDADKISDYGTLSTAVNVRTQGDLLTADSMHKCGICGKLCGRSGHPKREKLLDTGKKPHKCEIRGESFSQSGHLKAEELIRTGKKRLKCKICGRCFARSNHLKRHELIHTGNKPHKCVICDKSFAQSGSLKTHNLIHTGKKPHKCEICGNSFTRADYLETHILIHTGKKPHKCKSCGRCFARSSSLKRHELIHTENIPHKCVICDKSFAQSGYLKNHKLIHTGKKPHKCEICGKSFRMSDSLKRHKLVHTGKKPHKCEICGKSFARSEYLKKHLLSHTGKKPRKCVICDKSFAQSGNLKTHKLIHTGNKPHKCEICGRCFALSGYLKKHVFLHTGKKPYKCNICGKSFAVLNALKRHTLIHTGKKSHECDICGKSFARAYLKTHILIHTGKKPHKCKSCGRCFARSSNLKRHELIHTGNKPH; encoded by the coding sequence ATGGAGAAGTCAACACAAGAGTTTGGTACGCATACAGGAGATGTGACTGTTGATAGTGAATGCTCAGTTGCTACCAAATATGACTGTAGTGCGAGGGAAAAGGAATTACATGTATATAGCTGTAATTTCTGCCAACAGGGCTTTCCTTCAAAATACAGACTCATAAAGCATGTGTTTATGCACATTGATGGCATGCAACCACCTTtgtatgtttgtaagtggtgttgTGAGATATTTGACAGTAAATTTAGTTTGAAAAAACATCTGAGAATGAGTGAGAATTATCACGTCTTAACTGCTGGCATCCATGAAAAATATGGCTATAGTGATGGGCATCAAAGCAGTATCCTTTTGGATAGTTTGCCAGAAGTTTCTGTTACAGAACACAATGTGTGGTCTTCATACAAGGAAACTTGGAAACCTTCAAAGAAGTCCTCTAATGACATGTGTAACACACCTATGGGAAATGATGCTGACAAAATAAGTGACTATGGAACTTTGTCTACAGCTGTTAATGTCAGGACCCAGGGTGATCTACTTACTGCAGACAGCATGCACAAATGTGGTATTTGTGGCAAATTGTGTGGTAGGTCAGGTCATCCCAAGAGAGAGAAATTACTTGACACTGGAAAGAAACCCCACAAATGTGAGATTCGTGGGGAATCGTTTTCTCAGTCAGGTCATCTCAAGGCAGAGGAATTAATTCGCACTGGAAAGAAACGTCTCAAATGTAAGATTTGTGGGAGATGTTTTGCTAGGTCGAACCATCTCAAGAGACAcgaattaattcacactggaaacaaACCTCACAAATGTGTGATTTGTGACAAATCGTTTGCCCAGTCAGGGAGTCTCAAGACTCACaacttaattcacactggaaagaaacctcacaaatgtgagatttgtgggaactCTTTTACTAGGGCAGATTATCTCGAGACTCACATTTTAATTCACACTgggaagaaacctcacaaatgtaagAGTTGTGGGAGATGTTTTGCTAGGTCCAGCAGTCTCAAGAGACACGAATTAATTCACACTGAAAACATACCTCACAAATGTGTGATTTGTGACAAATCGTTTGCCCAGTCAGGTTATCTGAAGAATCAtaaattaattcacactggaaagaaacctcacaaatgtgagatttgtgggaaatcttttcgTATGTCAGATAGTCTCAAGAGACACAAATTAGTTCACACTGGAAAGAAGCCTcataaatgtgagatttgtggcaAATCTTTTGCTAGGTCAGAGTATCTCAAGAAACACTTATTAagtcacactggaaagaaacctcgcAAATGTGTGATTTGTGACAAATCGTTTGCCCAGTCAGGTAATCTGAAGACTCAcaaattaattcacactggaaacaaacctcacaaatgtgagatttgtgggagaTGTTTTGCTTTGTCAGGTTATCtcaagaaacatgtatttcttcaCACTGGGAAGAAACCTTACAAATGTAATATTTGTGGGAAATCCTTTGCTGTGTTGAATGCTCTCAAGAGGCACAcactaattcacactggaaagaaatccCATGAATGCGATATTTGTGGGAAGTCTTTTGCTAGGGCTTATCTCAAGACTCACATTTTAATTCACACTgggaagaaacctcacaaatgtaagAGTTGTGGGAGATGTTTTGCTAGGTCCAGCAATCTCAAGAGACAcgaattaattcacactggaaacaaACCTCactaa